In Chlorobiota bacterium, the sequence GAGAACCAGACGCCCACCGGGGCAGCCCCCAAGCAAAGCCCAAGAATGAAATGAACGGCAAGGGTGAAACGCTTGGTGAGGGAGTATCCAAGAAGCAATCCAAGAAGGGGGATTGAAAGGAAGCCGCACAACGTGTTCACCCCGAACGATGCGGCAACGAACACCGCAACCGCAACTGCCGTGAACAGCCGTGCTTCCTTCACGGAGATTTTGCCGGCGGGGATTTCGCGGTTGTGGGTGCGTGGGTTCACCGCGTCAATGTCGCGGTCGGCAAGGCGATTGAAGCCCATGGCGGCGGTGCGCGCGCTTACCATGCAGACAAGCAGCAGCAGGATGTCCACCGGGGTGATGGTGACGGGCTGCGTGGCCCATGCAATCAGCCCGCTGACAAGCGCAAACGGCAGCGCGAAAACGCTGTGGCTGAACTTGATCATCCGCCCAAATGTGACGATACGCTGGACAACTTCCATGCCGCGAAATTATGGTAGCACGGGGACCAGAGTGGGAGACAGTGTGTAAGAATGGAGGGGAGATTTTTTCTACTCTTCCTGCAGCGTCAGCGTTGTTGGGATGATGATCTCCACTTGGGTTCCGGCGGGGGAAGCATCGGGGGCGTAGCGGTCAATAATCCGCACGCTGCATTGCTGGCCGGTGGTTTGCTGCAGAAGCTCCAGCCGTTCCTCGATCATCTTCATCCCGCTGGAGCGGTGGCGTTCGTTGTTTCCGTCGCCCCGCTGTTTCTGCTGCTTGGCCTGCTCCCTTCCAATGCCGTTGTCGGTAATCGTCAGTGCGATTGCGTCGCCGCCGCGCCGCTCCACCTTGATTGCCACGTCCCCACCGGAGTCACGCGGGAGCAATCCGTGCCAGATCGCATTCTCCAAATATGGCTGCACGATCATCGGAGGAACCTGCACCTCCTCCTCATCTATCTCCTCCGATACCTCCACCGAATATCCCAACCGCTCCCCAAATCGCAACTGCTCCAACGCCATGTATAACCCTACGCACTCCAACTCACTCTTCAACGAAATCAACGCGCTCCGGCTGTTCTCCAACGCCAATCGCATCAACCGGGCAAAGCGGCTTAAGTACCGGTTCGCGCTCTCGCTGTCGTGACTTACCAGAAAGTACTGGATCGAGTTCAACGCGTTGAACAGAAAGTGCGGGTTCACCTGTGCGCGGAACGCTGTGTGTTCCCATTCCAACATCCGCCGCCGGAACTGCTCGCGCTCGGCGGTGGCGCGTTCCACGTCGTACTTCGCTTGTAGCTCCGCCACGGCCCTTCGTTTCTCGCTGTTGAGCGTTGCGGAGTAGTATTCCACAAATTTTTTGTGATGCTCCAGTGCCTGCTGGAAATCCTCCATGGCTTCGTAGATCAGGGAGATTTCTTGGTGGAATTGATAGAGTAAATCGCCGGCCTCGGCCTGCTGGGCAATGTGAATTGCGCGGTTGCAATACTCCAACGCCAACGGGTAATCCCCATTTCCACGGTGGACCGAGCCGATGTTCCGAAGGATCGTTGCGGTGCCGAGCTTCTCCCCCAATTTCTCGCGAAGCTCCAGCGACCTCATGTAGAAATCCAATGCGGTTTCGCCATCCCCTTGCAAGGCATACAGGACCCCCATGTTGCCAAACGATTGGGCAATCCCCAACTGGTCCCGCAGCTCCTGCCGAATCGTTAGGGCTTGTTGGTGGGTGGAAAGGGCTTCGTCGTACCGCTCCAGGCGGCTGTAAATCGCGGCGATATTTCCCAGCACCCCGGCAACACGCTGCAAGTCGCTTCCCCGCTCGGCCTCGGCATGGGCAAGGCGGTAGAACTGCAAGGCCCGCTCGTACTCATGCATTTTGTGGTGGATTACCCCCAGGTCGTTGTAGATTCTTAGAAGCTCCTCGCCGCCATGCTGCTGCCGAAGCTCCAACGCCCGCAGCAGTTGCTGCAATGCCGAAGCGTAGTTCCCCAAGTTCATCAGCGCAACCCCAAGCTCCCGCACGGCATGGGTACGTGGGGTTTGGTTTTCCAGCGGCTCCATCAACTCCACCGCTTTTTGGAACTCGGCAACGGCGGTGGTCAGCTTGCCATTGCGCGAATGGATCAGCCCCGCGCAGCGGTGCGTTTCGGCAACGGCAAGCTGGTCCCCGCGCATCCGCGAGCGTTCGCGAATGGTGGCGACCGTTGCCAAGCTGGCTTCATCCAAACCGCCCTGCTGCCGGAATAGCCGCGCCAATGCCCCGGCCTGCTTGCTGTAAAACACCGGAAGCGGGTGCGATGCCTGCGGCTTCCCCTGCGGCTTGCTCTGGTCGCCCCTGGCGGTTGATGATCCTTTGGTTGATGATCCTTCCATCGGGTTGCTACGGTGAGTAGTTGGTTATGCGGTCTAACGTGAGCGTGGAGGGGATTTGGATTTCCACACGGGTTCCCAGCGGGTTTCCCTCCTGGTCGTATTTATCGGCAATGCTGACCCGGCAGGGCCTGTTGGTTGCTTGTTGGATCAGCTCTAATCGCTCCTCAATCATCTTCATCCCGCTGGAGCGGTGCGCCTTTGCTTCCGGCGCGTTCCGTTCCTTTGCCCCCTTGCCGGAAGCTGCGCGCCCAACGCCGTTATCGTCAATCACAAACAGCACGCTATCCCCTTCCTCCCCCCCCATTGCCACGCGAAGCAGGATGCTTCCGCCGGAGTCACGCGGGAGCAATCCGTGCCAGATCGCGTTCTCCAAATATGGCTGCACGATCATCGGAGGAACCTGCACCTCCTCCTCATCTATCTCCTCCGATACCTCCACCGAGTATCCCAACCGCTCCCCAAATCGCAATTGCTCCAACGCCATGTATAACCCAACACACTCCAACTCACTCTTCAACGAAATCAACGCGCTCCGGCTGTTCTCCAACGCCAATCGCATCAACCGGGCAAAACGGCTTAAGTACCGGTTCGCGCTCTCGCTGTCGTGGCTTACCAGAAAGTACTGGATCGAGTTCAACGCGTTGAACAGAAAGTGCGGGTTCACCTGTGCGCGGAACGCCGTGTGTTCCCACTCCAACATCCGCCGCCGGAACTGCTCGCGCTCGGCAGTGGCGCGTTCCACGTCGTACTTCGCTTGTAGCTCCGCCACCGAGCGTTGCGTGCCGATGTTCAGCATGGCGGAATAATGCTCGGCGTAATGTTTGTGGTGGTTCAGTGCCTGCTGGAAATCCCCCATGGCTTCGTAGATCAGGGCAAACTCTTCGTGGAATTGGGAGAGGAGATCGCGGGAGTTGAGCGATTCGGCAAGCTGGATTGCAATGGCGCAATGCTCCACCGCTTCCTGAAGCCGCCCCAAGTGCCGCAGCATTGCGGCAATGTTCCGCTGCAAGATTGCAACGCCGCGCTGATCCTTTTCAGGGTCACGCTTGGCAAGCGAACGCCCGTAGAACTCTAGCGCGGTATTGGCCTCCCCTTGCATCGCATAAACATTGCCGATGCTTCCCAGCACAACGGCAACCCCGCGGTCATCGTTCACGCTGGCGCGCAGCTGCAGGGCCTGCTGGTAGGTTTCCAACGCTTGGTCGAACTGCTGCAATCGCGCCTGCACAATTCCGATGTTCCCCAACGCGCGGCCGGTGGCTTCGGCATCGCCAATCTGCTGGGCAATCCCGTGCGATAGCCAGTAATATTTCAAGGCTTGCGGGTACTCAACCAGCTTGTGATACACCACGCCGATGTCGTTGTAGAGTTTCGCAAGCTCTGGTTGGTCGTTCGCCTCGGTGAAAATGCGGAGCGCGGTAAGGTGCTGGCGAAGCGCGGCTTCGAAATCCCCTGTGTCGGCATGGCACTCCCCCAAAAAATGGATAGCACGCGCCAGCAAGATTGGGTTCGGAAGCTGGCGGCGCAGGGCAATTTCGGCCTCCGCTTCCTGCAAGGCATCGCCGGTGCGCCCGTGGGAATGGAGGACCCGAGCCGCAGCAGCGTGGCAAAGTGCGCGGGCCAGAAGATCGGCATGGGCGGTTGCAATTGCGGCGGCTTCGGTAAGGAGTGGGATCGCCTCGGGGAGTGTGTCGGCGGCGTGGGCACGCTCCAGTAACTCCTCAATCTGGCGGCGGTGTTCGGCTTCCTCCGCATCATCAAAGTGATACCGTCGTGTGCCGGGCATGGTGTTTTTGGTTGGCACGGATGATGGGGTTTCTCTATTGAATTTCTACGCCGACAATCCAAACTCTTGCAGCTTCTGAATAAGCTGATCCTTCCTGCGGCGGGAAACCTCCACGGAGATTCCTCCGGTCAGCATCACCGTTCCCCCTCCCAAGTCGCTTCGCACAAAGCCCCGCACGTGCTGAAGGTTCACCAAGAATGATTTATGAACCCGGAAGAATTCCGAACCATCCAGAAGCTCATCATATTCCTTCAATGGCTTGCAGGCCAGCACGTTTTCGCCGGTGCGCAGGTGGATGCTGGTGTAGTTGTTTTCGGCTTTGCAGTGGAGGATGTCGTCCACTGCAATCACGCTAAATCCGTGGAGCGAGGGGACAATCAGGCGGGCAAGTTTTTGGCGATTATCGCTGGTGTTCTCCAGCACGGCGCGAAGCCGGGCGTTGTATCCGGCCTGGCGGGCGGCGCGGGCGTTCTGCTGCTCCACCAATTTCCGCACGGCCTCTTGCAGCTCGTCAATGTCAATCGGCTTCAGCAAATAATCGGTTGCGCTGGCGCGGATTGCACGAAGCGCGTAGTGGTCGTAGGCGGTGACGAACACCACGGCAAACTCACGCTCGGGAATGGAACGGAGGAAATCGAAGCCATTTTCGCGGGGCATTTCCACATCGAGAAACACCACGTCTGGCTCGTGCTGGCTTACCCCCCAACGGGCCTCCTCGGCCGAGGCAGCCATCGCAACCACTTGGATTTCTTCTGGGCAATACCGGCCCAGGAATTGCTTCAGGGTCTCGCGGCCCAGGGTTTCATCGTCCACAATCAATGCGCGAAGCGGTTCCATAAGCAACATTCTTTGTGTTGATGGTCAGTTGAAAAACGGCGGAAGATACAACAAGCCAACAAGGGATAACTCAGCGGGGCTGTTCACTCTTAAATTTCCACGTAGGTTCTATCAACGAACAAGGCCCTGAATATCAGGGCCTTGCTCGTTGATCTACCGTGCCAACTTCCGCTGGTGCGGGAAGTCACATAGTGGGGATTGTTAGCGAAGCAGCAGAACGCTTCGGACCGTTCGGGAACGTCCGTCGTTGATGGTCAGAAGGTACATTCCGCTTGCGCTTGGGGAGCCATCGTTGCTGGTTCCGTCCCACTCAACTCTGG encodes:
- a CDS encoding tetratricopeptide repeat protein gives rise to the protein MPTKNTMPGTRRYHFDDAEEAEHRRQIEELLERAHAADTLPEAIPLLTEAAAIATAHADLLARALCHAAAARVLHSHGRTGDALQEAEAEIALRRQLPNPILLARAIHFLGECHADTGDFEAALRQHLTALRIFTEANDQPELAKLYNDIGVVYHKLVEYPQALKYYWLSHGIAQQIGDAEATGRALGNIGIVQARLQQFDQALETYQQALQLRASVNDDRGVAVVLGSIGNVYAMQGEANTALEFYGRSLAKRDPEKDQRGVAILQRNIAAMLRHLGRLQEAVEHCAIAIQLAESLNSRDLLSQFHEEFALIYEAMGDFQQALNHHKHYAEHYSAMLNIGTQRSVAELQAKYDVERATAEREQFRRRMLEWEHTAFRAQVNPHFLFNALNSIQYFLVSHDSESANRYLSRFARLMRLALENSRSALISLKSELECVGLYMALEQLRFGERLGYSVEVSEEIDEEEVQVPPMIVQPYLENAIWHGLLPRDSGGSILLRVAMGGEEGDSVLFVIDDNGVGRAASGKGAKERNAPEAKAHRSSGMKMIEERLELIQQATNRPCRVSIADKYDQEGNPLGTRVEIQIPSTLTLDRITNYSP
- a CDS encoding response regulator transcription factor encodes the protein MEPLRALIVDDETLGRETLKQFLGRYCPEEIQVVAMAASAEEARWGVSQHEPDVVFLDVEMPRENGFDFLRSIPEREFAVVFVTAYDHYALRAIRASATDYLLKPIDIDELQEAVRKLVEQQNARAARQAGYNARLRAVLENTSDNRQKLARLIVPSLHGFSVIAVDDILHCKAENNYTSIHLRTGENVLACKPLKEYDELLDGSEFFRVHKSFLVNLQHVRGFVRSDLGGGTVMLTGGISVEVSRRRKDQLIQKLQEFGLSA
- a CDS encoding tetratricopeptide repeat protein yields the protein MEGSSTKGSSTARGDQSKPQGKPQASHPLPVFYSKQAGALARLFRQQGGLDEASLATVATIRERSRMRGDQLAVAETHRCAGLIHSRNGKLTTAVAEFQKAVELMEPLENQTPRTHAVRELGVALMNLGNYASALQQLLRALELRQQHGGEELLRIYNDLGVIHHKMHEYERALQFYRLAHAEAERGSDLQRVAGVLGNIAAIYSRLERYDEALSTHQQALTIRQELRDQLGIAQSFGNMGVLYALQGDGETALDFYMRSLELREKLGEKLGTATILRNIGSVHRGNGDYPLALEYCNRAIHIAQQAEAGDLLYQFHQEISLIYEAMEDFQQALEHHKKFVEYYSATLNSEKRRAVAELQAKYDVERATAEREQFRRRMLEWEHTAFRAQVNPHFLFNALNSIQYFLVSHDSESANRYLSRFARLMRLALENSRSALISLKSELECVGLYMALEQLRFGERLGYSVEVSEEIDEEEVQVPPMIVQPYLENAIWHGLLPRDSGGDVAIKVERRGGDAIALTITDNGIGREQAKQQKQRGDGNNERHRSSGMKMIEERLELLQQTTGQQCSVRIIDRYAPDASPAGTQVEIIIPTTLTLQEE
- a CDS encoding UbiA family prenyltransferase; the protein is MEVVQRIVTFGRMIKFSHSVFALPFALVSGLIAWATQPVTITPVDILLLLVCMVSARTAAMGFNRLADRDIDAVNPRTHNREIPAGKISVKEARLFTAVAVAVFVAASFGVNTLCGFLSIPLLGLLLGYSLTKRFTLAVHFILGLCLGAAPVGVWFSLTGAFAWPPILLCIGVALWTAGFDIYYSCQDEAFDRANNLQSIPARLGAMPAIRLVRVVHAAAVACFVMFGVTAGVGALFYVGIAGVAAILAWEAWLLRNGDLTKIDLAFFNLNGYVSVLFAVAVLVDVLLR